The window CTTAGCCAAGTACTTCTTAGCATCAGCAGTAACATGAAGTTTGATGTTTCTCTTAGCAAGAGATTTTTCCATCTTAGCTAAGTAGAGGTCTAAGATCTTAAGCATATCTTCACTAGTCAATGAGTTGAATGGCACAATTGCATCCAGACGGTTCAAAAATTCTGGTCTGAAGTAAACTTCAAGTGCCTTACGTAAAGCATCTTGATCGTCACCCTTAAGTAACTTATCAGAGTATCCAGCGTTTGAAGTCATGATAATGATAGTATCCTTGAAGGAAATTGTTCTACCTTGTGCATCAGTCAAACGACCATCATCCATAATTTGAAGTAAAGCGTTGAAGACTTGTGGATTTGCTTTTTCAATTTCATCAAGCAAAATCAATGAATATGGTTGGTGACGAATCTTTTCAGTTAATTGTCCACCTTCACCATAACCAACATAACCTGGTGCTGAACCAATCAACTTGTTAACAGCCATTTGGTCTTGGTATTCTGACATATCCAAACGTACTAAAGCATCAGCCTTACCAAACAACTTAATTGCTAATTGTTTAGCCAATTCAGTCTTACCAACACCGGTAGGACCAGTAAGTAAGAATGAACCAGTTGGGCGGTTAGAGTCCTTAAATACTTGCTTACGAGCAATTGCGTCAGTGATGATATCAATTGCCTTATCTTGGTCAATAACAACCTTCTTTAAATCAGCAGCTAAGTTAGCGTTCTTTTGAGCTTCATTTGCATTAATTTCGCTCATTGGGATACCAGTCTTAGTTTGAATTAAAGCGTACATATCTTCTGGTGTAACTTTAAGTTCACTTGCTTTACCAGCAGTCTTAAGGTCCTTCTTAAGGTCTTCAATTTCTTTCTTAAGCTTAGCAGCTTCGTCATACTTTTCATTCTTAGCTGCTTCTGCTTTTTTACCTTCTAAGGCATGAATCTTATTCTTAATTGAAGTTTCATCCTTTTGATCCATACCCAAAGACTTCTTAGCACCAGCTTCATCCATTAAGTCAATTGCCTTATCTGGTAAATGACGATCATTGATGTAACGGTTTGAAAGTTCAGCAGCAAGTTTTAGTGCTTCTGGATCATATTTAACATTGTGATACTTTTCATATCTTGGAGCTAAGCCCTTCAAAATTTGAATAGCATCCTTGATAGTTGGTTCTGGAACTTGAACTGGTTGGAATCTTCTAGCTAAAGCAGGATCCTTTTCGATTTGTTGGTATTCACTAGTTGTTGTTGCACCAATTACACGAATTTCGCCACTTGCTAAAGCTGGCTTTAAGATGTTAGCAGCATCCCCAGAATTGTTTTCTGAGTCAGTAGAACCTGCACCAACAATATTATGTAATTCATCGATAAAGAGGATAACGTTCTTATCACCTTTAGCTTTATCAATAATCTTCTTTAATTTTTCTTCAAAACTACCACGAAGAGAAGTACCTGCAACCAATTCATTGATGTTTAACTCAATAATATGAGCGTTCTTTAATTTTTCTGGAACATCCCCATCAACAATTCTTTGTGCCAATCCTTCAACTACTGAAGTTTTACCAACACCAGCAGGTCCAGTTAAAACTGGGTTATTCTTCTTACGTCTACTTAAAATTTCAATAACTTGGTCAATAACTGCAGTACGACCAATAACTGGATCGTACTTACCATTCTTAGCTTGTTCAGTTAAATCAACACCAATTGGCTTTTCTTTTTGTTGTTGGCCGTTTTGAGCTCCTTGTTGAGGTGCTTGACCAGCGCTAAATCTCATTGGTTGTTGACCATTAGACATTCTTCCATCATTGAAAAAGTCTCTATTTAATTCATTAAACAAATCATCAAAATTGTAGTTTCCATTGTCAAAGTATGCCATGCTTTACACACTCCTCATATTCTTCAAAATTTTAGCACTCATTAGTTTTAAGTGCTAACTACTCACAGCTTTTATTATAGCAGGTTATCCACAGAAATCCAAATATTATATCATATTTTTTCCACAGAATATTTTAATTTGTGAACAAAATAAGCGCAATATACTATTTAAA of the Lactobacillus isalae genome contains:
- a CDS encoding ATP-dependent Clp protease ATP-binding subunit, with amino-acid sequence MAYFDNGNYNFDDLFNELNRDFFNDGRMSNGQQPMRFSAGQAPQQGAQNGQQQKEKPIGVDLTEQAKNGKYDPVIGRTAVIDQVIEILSRRKKNNPVLTGPAGVGKTSVVEGLAQRIVDGDVPEKLKNAHIIELNINELVAGTSLRGSFEEKLKKIIDKAKGDKNVILFIDELHNIVGAGSTDSENNSGDAANILKPALASGEIRVIGATTTSEYQQIEKDPALARRFQPVQVPEPTIKDAIQILKGLAPRYEKYHNVKYDPEALKLAAELSNRYINDRHLPDKAIDLMDEAGAKKSLGMDQKDETSIKNKIHALEGKKAEAAKNEKYDEAAKLKKEIEDLKKDLKTAGKASELKVTPEDMYALIQTKTGIPMSEINANEAQKNANLAADLKKVVIDQDKAIDIITDAIARKQVFKDSNRPTGSFLLTGPTGVGKTELAKQLAIKLFGKADALVRLDMSEYQDQMAVNKLIGSAPGYVGYGEGGQLTEKIRHQPYSLILLDEIEKANPQVFNALLQIMDDGRLTDAQGRTISFKDTIIIMTSNAGYSDKLLKGDDQDALRKALEVYFRPEFLNRLDAIVPFNSLTSEDMLKILDLYLAKMEKSLAKRNIKLHVTADAKKYLAKKGYDKEFGARPLRRVVEQDLETPAAKLIVSKPDTKEVKFTIDDKHLYLNGEILEDVLFDKETREQEKKDIKEAEKADKKEEK